Proteins encoded together in one Lathyrus oleraceus cultivar Zhongwan6 chromosome 5, CAAS_Psat_ZW6_1.0, whole genome shotgun sequence window:
- the LOC127081586 gene encoding rab GTPase-activating protein 22 has translation MNPLKRSNNSSSSSSNNSSPSSSSSSSSWIHLRSVLFVVTSSSPASCSSSDRGRLKSPWSRRKRKRVLSPQQWKNLFTHDGKIRDGGLKFLKRVRSGGVDPSIRAEVWPFLLGVYDLDTTKEKRDAIRTQNRKKYEKLRRQCRQLLNSNSGSFKFFEIGEISYEGDGVSLVQDSGSPSSEDAASARESLSSGEQSPDFEYSDDPSISLLEGDDAPNSSYADASALDSDSTDSDSSESPGVIQTFPSDDTLEENNAETTSKENSSPSQMNDTSKLRSSEDFATWQRIIRLDAVRANAEWMPYSPSQAIVHESRAHRSAEAVGLKDYGHLDAGRIFHAARLVAILEAYALYDPEIGYCQGMSDLLSPIISVISEDHEAFWCFVGFMKKARQNFRLDEVGIRRQLDIVAKIIKFKDSHLFRHLQKLQAEDCFFVYRMVVVLFRRELTFEQTLCLWEVMWADQAAIRSGIGKSAWNRIRQRAPPTDDLLLFAIAASVLQRRKLILEKYSSMDEIIKECNGMAGQLDVWKLLDDAHNLVVTLHDKMKIEASFR, from the exons ATGAATCCCCTTAAACGAAGTAACAATTCATCTTCGTCGTCTTCCAATAATTCCTCTCCTTCATCATCATCGTCGTCTTCATCATGGATCCATTTGCGTTCGGTTCTATTCGTTGTTACTTCTTCTTCACCAGCTTCTTGTTCATCCTCTGATCG AGGTCGTCTTAAATCACCATGGTCACGCCGGAAAAGAAAACGTGTCCTTTCTCCTCAACAATGGAAAAACTTGTTTACCCATGACGGGAAAATTCGCGATGGTGGACTAAAGTTCCTGAAAAGAGTTCGCAGTGGA GGTGTTGATCCTAGTATAAGAGCTGAAGTTTGGCCTTTCCTACTTGGAGT GTATGACTTGGACACTACCAAAGAAAAAAGAGATGCTATACGAACTCAAAATAG AAAGAAGTATGAGAAACTCCGTAGACAATGCCGCCAGTTGTTGAATTCCAACAGTGGGAGCTTTAAGTTCTTTGAAATAGGTGAAATCAGCTATGAGGGAGATGGCGTGAGTCTTGTTCAAGATTCTGGTTCTCCTAGTTCTGAAGATGCAGCAAGTGCCCGAGAATCCCTTTCCAGTGGGGAGCAGAGCCCAGATTTTGAATATTCAGATGATCCATCCATTTCCCTGTTGGAAGGAGATGATGCTCCCAACAGCAGCTATGCTGATGCCTCTGCCCTCGATTCAGATTCCACCGACTCAGATTCCTCAGAAAGTCCCGGAGTAATTCAGACATTTCCTTCTGACGacactttggaagagaacaacgCCGAGACAACTTCCAAGGAGAATTCTTCTCCCTCACAAATGAATGACACTTCAAAACTACGAAGTAGTGAAGACTTTGCCACATGGCAACGGATCATCCGACTTGATGCAGTACGTGCCAATGCAGAATGGATGCCATACTCTCCCTCTCAAGCTATTGTACATGAAAGCAGGGCACATCGATCTGCAGAGGCTGTTGGTTTGAAGGATTATGGTCACCTAGATGCTGGCAGAATCTTTCATGCTGCTCGGCTGGTTGCTATTCTTGAAGCATATGCACTATACGACCCTGAAATTGGTTACTGCCAGGGCATGAGTGATCTGTTATCTCCTATAATAAGTGTTATATCAGAAGATCACGAGGCATTCTGGTGTTTTGTTGGATTTATGAAGAAAGCTAGGCAGAATTTCAGGCTTGATGAGGTGGGTATTAGAAGGCAACTTGATATAGTTGCAAAAATAATCAAGTTTAAGGATTCCCACCTGTTTAGGCACTTGCAGAAGCTCCAGGCCGAGGATTGCTTTTTTGTGTATAGGATGGTGGTGGTATTGTTTAGAAGGGAGTTGACATTTGAACAAACTCTTTGCCTTTGGGAAGTAATGTGGGCAGATCAAGCAGCAATCAGATCTGGTATTGGGAAATCTGCCTGGAACAGAATTAGGCAGCGTGCTCCGCCAACAGACGACTTATTGCTTTTTGCAATAGCGGCCTCCGTGTTACAAAGAAGGAAATTAATTCTTGAGAAGTATAGCAGCATGGATGAGATCATTAAGGAATGCAATGGCATGGCAGGACAACTCGATGTTTGGAAACTCCTGGATGATGCCCATAACTTGGTGGTCACCCTTCATGATAAAATGAAAATAGAGGCATCATTCCGATGA